The DNA window AAATTTCCTCGAATATTAAATTTAATGCTTTCATTAATTTGGGAAACAGCATCAATGAGAGTTAGAGAAAAAATAATTGATCACTATATGCTTAAACCAGAACACATTTGTCTGAAATTATCTAGATATCCACATGAGAAGAATATGGCATTTTACGGTAAATATTGTTGTATGTATGACTCAACAAATTATGATCGGATACCAACTAGTTTTTTAAAAAAACATTTTAATTATTTTAAAAATAAATATTTAAAAATTAAAAATTATAGAGAGTATTATTTTGCACCAACTATGTTTAAAAAAGATGATGAAGTACTAGAAGTTTTTTTTAAGAATGTTAAAAAAGCTGTAAATGAATCGTCTTCAACATTGGATTATCCACTTGCAACAGACACTATGGAGTTTCAAGAATATCTAAAGGCATATCATGCATATTGGTTATTAAAAATTCTACATGATTTTGGTGATTGCTCAGGAAGATTAGACTTCAATAACTACGAATTAATTTTTAAATGTAATAGTTTTTTTAAACAATTTATGACTAAACAAAAAATAATAGAAAAAATTGAAAAATCCATGCCTGTTTTACAAAATTTGATAACGTATCAATGCATCTATCTAAATGACAAAGTGCTTGGTTATGACCCACCAGATTGGTATAAAAAATTTCCCGATGACTTGGAAGGAATTATAACCGATCTATTTTGTAGTTATTATGATCAAGGAATTTTAATTAATGAGATTCCCAATGCGATATTTTTTAAATATCCTAATCACCAAAATGAAGCTTTTGGTACGGGTAAACAAAGATTGGCTGAAATAAAGGATTTAGCTATTTGTAATAAACTCAGTATCAATACATTAAGTTATATAGCAGCCGTAAGTTCTAATCCTTTTTTTCGTGCTTCTTTACTGTCATTTATAAAAGATAAGCAAAGCACTAAATTGATTTCTTAATTTAAATCGAATTCAATTTCCTTACCAAGATGATGCAATAGAAGTTCACCATCCTGCATTACCTTATTTCCTCTAATAATAGTCATCATTGGGAAGCCCTTAACCTTTTTGTTATCGTATGGAGTCCAACCTGATTTTGAAGCTTGTTCCTCGTTTTTAATGATATGAGTCATATTTGGATCAACGATAGTAAAATCGGCATCGTTACCTTCTTTTATCTCACATTTATTTTTAATTTTATGCACTCTAATTGGTCCATAAGCCAACAAATCGATAAGTTTTTCATATGATAATTTGCCTTCAGAGACATGATTGAGCATAACGGGCAACATAGTCTGAACACCTGGTGTACCACTTGGCGTATCTGGGTAAGTACCACTTTTTTCATCAAGTGTATGTGGTGCATGATCTGATCCCAATATATCAACAGTTCCATCATTTACAGCTTTCCACAGAGCTTCTTGATGATGTTTTTCTCTAATTGGTGGATTTTGTTGAGCTAATGTTCCTTTTTCTTCATAACAATCAGGGGCATGCATGGATAAGTGATTTGGTAATACTTCAACACTAGCAACATCTTTATTCTGTTTGAGATAATCCATTTCTTGAGCGGTTGTAATATGAAGAACATGGACAGGTCTATTATATTTTTTTGCTATTGATACAACTCTTTTTGTGGCATTAAAGCAGCTTTCTTCGCTACGCCAGATGTTATGCATTTTTACATCATTGCTATCTTTTAAAATAGTCATTTTATTTTCATTCATCATAGCTTCATCTTCTGCATGAACAGCAATAACCCTTTTTCCGTTAGCAAAAATTTTGTCAATTTCTTCATCGGTGGCTGATAGCAAACTTCCTGTACTTGATCCCATGAAGATTTTTATACCGCAAACTCCTTTTAAATTTTCCCAATCAGATAAATTCGATGAGTTCTCAGCAGTACCTCCAAAATAAAAGGCATAATCAACATACGCTGTCTCAGAAGCTCTTTTGAGTTTAAAGTCCATTGCCTCAGGTGTAACAGTGAGAGGATTAGTATTTGGCATTTCAAAAATACCTACTATTCCACCTAGTGCTGCGGATTTAGTCCCTGTTTCAAGTGTTTCTTTATGCTCACCACCAGGCTCTCTAAAATGACACTGAGTATCAATAAGACCGGGAAAGACAAAAAGATTTTTACAGTCAATAACTTCTTCAGCATTATCTAAACTGCCAAATGAAACAATTTTTCCATTTTTTACACCTACATCAGTTTCAATTCTTTCGTTTCTTAAAAATACTGTTCCTGATTTGAGTATTAGGTCTAAGTCAGACATTAATCAATTATATAGCTTCTTTGGTTTTTCTTTTATTTAAAAAGAATTTTTTTAATAGTTCTGACGATTGCTCTGCTAAACAATGTGAAATTATTTCGGGACTTCTATAATTGGGTAAACTAAATATCTTTGGACCATTTATAACACCTCCGCCCTTCTCATCTTCTGCCCCAAAATAAATTTTACTTAAGTGGACTTTTGAAATTGCGACTGCACACATTGGACATGGTTCTAAGTTAACATACATCTCACACCCATCCAGCCTATTTGTATTTAATTTTTTTAGTGCTTTTTTTATTGCTTTTAACTCTGCATGACCAATAGGACTATTATCATTGGTTGCTTTAGCTATAATTTCGTTTGTTTGTCCGTCTACAATGATTGCTGCAACTGGAATTTTATTTTTAGCTAGATTCTTTTTTGCTAAATCAATTGTTAATTGCATTAAATTTACTGATTCAATATTAAGCATTTGTAAGAAAGGGATTAGTTAAACGCTCATGACCTATTGTTGTATTAGGTCCATGTCCACAATAAACATCATAGTCATCATCTAAAGTTAAAAAATGTTCTTTTATTGATTTGATTAAATCTTGATGATTGCCCATAGGCAGGTCTGATCTTCCAATTGAACCATTAAATAGAATATCACCACCAATAATTTGTTTAGATTCATGATTAATAGCAACTATATGCCCTGGAGAATGACCAGGACAATGCAATATTTGTAATTTAAAGTCTGCAAATTCTATGGAGTCATTATGTGTTAACCAACGGTCAGGAATAAAATTTTTAGCTTTTACACCATACATCTGGCCCTGAACCTCTAAAGTATCAAGTAAGAATTTATCATCCTTATGTGGGCCAATAATTTTAAGATTATATTTATGAGCTAATTCAACAGCTGCACCTGCATGATCAATGTGGCCATGTGTTATTAAAATAAATTCTGGTTTGAGATTATGTTCTTCACTAACACTAATTAATTTTTCAGCTTCATCTCCAGGATCTACAAAAATTGATTTTTTTGTTTTATCACAGTAGACAATTGGAGCATTTTGTAGATAAGGCGAGACTGGTGTGTTAATTACTATCATTAAGATCTAAATATAACCTTTTCATCATCAAACATAATGTAGGTTATATAAACAGCTATCAAACAATAAATAACAGTTGAACCCAAGGAACATGCATATAAAAACCAATCAACGCTCCCTGAAATCAAGGCATTTGTATGTAGTGCTAAATTAAAACATGGTATGAGTGATCCTACTAAATCTAAATCCATACCAGGATTGATTAGAGGTACATAAGCAGGTGCAAAGAAAACAAGAACAATATTTCCCATTAATAACGATGCTTCTTTAGTATTTTTTGCATAAATTGAAATTGCTAGCAGCAAAGAACCCATAAAAATACTTAAAGGGATAATTAGAACGAAAATTCCCAATATAGCAACAGGATTCACAATAGCCGCTATCACATCAAAAGCGTATTGAGGAATTGAGTCGGCATAAAATAAATAAATTAGTATGAGCGGAATGATAAATCCAAGCGTTGAAAATATTGCAGTAATTACAGCTGAAAGAGTAATTGAAAACATTTTTCCAATAATAATTTCTACAGTAGATATGTTTGTCGAAACAAGTGTTTCCATAGTACCGCGCTCTTTCTCACCAGCACCAAGATCAATTGCTGGGTACATTGAACCTGTCAAAATATATGCAATGAACATAAATGCAACAAAGGCGCCAACAAAAGTACCGGCAAACTCTTCTTCAGTAGTAAGGTCCTCTTCAATTACTTTTATAGGGTCAATAAAATCTTCATCTAAATTAAGCTCTGTAAGTCTATCTTCTCTTATTTGATTTTCATAAGTCCTAATAGAAGATTCGATTACGTTTTTTGCTTGGGAAAAAGTATCTAAGTTTTTAGAATATATTGTGATTTCGCCACTTAATTTATTATTCAAATTGCCATCAAAATTACTACTTATAGAAAGTCCTACATCAGTTATTTCAGTTTCAACATCATTAATGACGTCTATAACACTACTTTTTTTAAAAATATTTAAACGTTCAGATTCATCTAAGGTATTAATTAGTTCAGAATCACCAAAAACTGAGACTTTATAGGTTTTTATACTCTCTTCTTGGGCAATTGATGAGATATACCAAAATATCGCTCCGATAAGCAAAGGGGTGATAAAGGTTGGAATAATAACAGTTTGTAATATTGTTTTTGTATCACGAAATAAATGCAGAATCTCTTTATTTAGTAATACTCGCCATTTACTCATCGACTAACTCCGAAAATATCTCATTAAAGTTTTTATTAGGATTAATTTTTTGAAAGGAATCGTTATCACCATCAAATACTTTTTTTCCTGATTTGATCACAACAATTTTGTCTGCAATATCTTTAACCTCACCCAATTGATGTGTTGAGAATATAAGTGTTTTTCCTTTGGCTTTTATATTTTTTATAAGGTCTAAAATTATTGATTGACCTGTAACATCTACTCCAGTGGTTGGTTCATCTAAAACAATTAAATCTGGATCATGAATTAGTGTCCTTACAATTGAGGTTTTTTGCTTCATACCTGTACTTAAATCAGAAACTCGCTTTAAAAGATATTTTTTCATATCTAGTTGATCGAATAAGTCTTCAGCTCTAGGTTTGTATATATTCTCTGGAATTTGATTTAACTCAGCAAAAAATTTTATCGTTTCAACAACGTTTAAACGATCATATAGTGATGTATTATTTGTCATAAACCCAATTTTTGATTTGATTTTTTGCTTATCTTCTCTGACATCAATATCATCTATAAAAGCTGTTCCTTTTGATGGCTCTAACATACCAGCTAGCATTCTTAAAGTAGTTGTTTTACCACATCCGTTCGGGCCTAATAAACTTAATACCTCTCCCTTTTTCAATGAAAAACTAAGGTCATCTACTGCTGCACTATCAATTTTTTTTGCTCCAAATATAGACTTTTCTTCAGTAGGTACTTTAAAGATTTTTGTTAGATTTTTTGCTTCGATCATTAAGTTGTAATTTTAATCAAAATTAAATAAATACTGAAATTTCATATATATCTGAGAGCTTTCAATCTCCCATGTTCCTTCAATATCTTCTTGATTAAATGTTCCACCAAAATA is part of the SAR86 cluster bacterium genome and encodes:
- a CDS encoding MBL fold metallo-hydrolase, which codes for MIVINTPVSPYLQNAPIVYCDKTKKSIFVDPGDEAEKLISVSEEHNLKPEFILITHGHIDHAGAAVELAHKYNLKIIGPHKDDKFLLDTLEVQGQMYGVKAKNFIPDRWLTHNDSIEFADFKLQILHCPGHSPGHIVAINHESKQIIGGDILFNGSIGRSDLPMGNHQDLIKSIKEHFLTLDDDYDVYCGHGPNTTIGHERLTNPFLTNA
- a CDS encoding ABC transporter permease, whose product is MSKWRVLLNKEILHLFRDTKTILQTVIIPTFITPLLIGAIFWYISSIAQEESIKTYKVSVFGDSELINTLDESERLNIFKKSSVIDVINDVETEITDVGLSISSNFDGNLNNKLSGEITIYSKNLDTFSQAKNVIESSIRTYENQIREDRLTELNLDEDFIDPIKVIEEDLTTEEEFAGTFVGAFVAFMFIAYILTGSMYPAIDLGAGEKERGTMETLVSTNISTVEIIIGKMFSITLSAVITAIFSTLGFIIPLILIYLFYADSIPQYAFDVIAAIVNPVAILGIFVLIIPLSIFMGSLLLAISIYAKNTKEASLLMGNIVLVFFAPAYVPLINPGMDLDLVGSLIPCFNLALHTNALISGSVDWFLYACSLGSTVIYCLIAVYITYIMFDDEKVIFRS
- a CDS encoding nucleoside deaminase, whose amino-acid sequence is MLNIESVNLMQLTIDLAKKNLAKNKIPVAAIIVDGQTNEIIAKATNDNSPIGHAELKAIKKALKKLNTNRLDGCEMYVNLEPCPMCAVAISKVHLSKIYFGAEDEKGGGVINGPKIFSLPNYRSPEIISHCLAEQSSELLKKFFLNKRKTKEAI
- a CDS encoding dihydroorotase, whose translation is MSDLDLILKSGTVFLRNERIETDVGVKNGKIVSFGSLDNAEEVIDCKNLFVFPGLIDTQCHFREPGGEHKETLETGTKSAALGGIVGIFEMPNTNPLTVTPEAMDFKLKRASETAYVDYAFYFGGTAENSSNLSDWENLKGVCGIKIFMGSSTGSLLSATDEEIDKIFANGKRVIAVHAEDEAMMNENKMTILKDSNDVKMHNIWRSEESCFNATKRVVSIAKKYNRPVHVLHITTAQEMDYLKQNKDVASVEVLPNHLSMHAPDCYEEKGTLAQQNPPIREKHHQEALWKAVNDGTVDILGSDHAPHTLDEKSGTYPDTPSGTPGVQTMLPVMLNHVSEGKLSYEKLIDLLAYGPIRVHKIKNKCEIKEGNDADFTIVDPNMTHIIKNEEQASKSGWTPYDNKKVKGFPMMTIIRGNKVMQDGELLLHHLGKEIEFDLN
- a CDS encoding ATP-binding cassette domain-containing protein, with product MIEAKNLTKIFKVPTEEKSIFGAKKIDSAAVDDLSFSLKKGEVLSLLGPNGCGKTTTLRMLAGMLEPSKGTAFIDDIDVREDKQKIKSKIGFMTNNTSLYDRLNVVETIKFFAELNQIPENIYKPRAEDLFDQLDMKKYLLKRVSDLSTGMKQKTSIVRTLIHDPDLIVLDEPTTGVDVTGQSIILDLIKNIKAKGKTLIFSTHQLGEVKDIADKIVVIKSGKKVFDGDNDSFQKINPNKNFNEIFSELVDE